GTTGAGGATCTCGACGACACCGTGCTTAATGCGGGTAACGAGCAGCGGCTGATACTGGTCGCCGCGAATTTCCGCAAGGAGGTGACGGCGACCGTACTCTGGCTGATCGGGCACGGGGTCGAGGCGCAGTGTTTCCGGGTAGTGCCTTACAGCTTCGGCGAGGAGCTTCTGATCGACCTGCAACAGATTATCCCCACTCCGGAGGCCGCGGACTACATGATTGGAATGGCCAACAAGGAATCGGAGGAGAAAGCCAGTCAGCGCACTTTAACGCAAACACAACAGTTGAGGCACGCGTTTTGGGAAAAGACCTTGGAGGCACTCCGCGCTCGTGGCGTATCACGGTATGAGAATATCAGTCCGTCCAGGGATCACTGGCTAGCGAGTTCTACAGGTGTAGCGGGCTGCGGGTACAACATGATCTTTGGTAAAAACCTCGCGCGCGTGGATCTTTATATGACGCGCTCGCAAGCGGACGAGAATAAACGAATTTTCGATCAGCTCATTCAGGAAAAGCAGGATATCGAAAGCCGGTTCGGGAAAGAACTAAATTGGCAGCGATTAAATGACAAAAAAGCATGTCGTATCAGTTTTCCGCACTCATTCGATGGATTCGACGAAGAAAACTGGCCAGAAATGATTGAATGGCTCTGCGAGCACATTGTCAAGCTGGAGGAGGCGTTCTCTGATCCGCTGGACCGCGTGAACCGAGATATGAAATCTTGGAGCGACATAACGACTGCCGAAGAAACCGTCCCCTCCTGAGTACCCCAGGCGTCACGATTCCAGCGATTCGCTGGCAGAATACTCTCGAACCTTGCGTTTTCTGGTATCCAGGAGAGAAACGACCTGGGTTCCGTGGATCGATTCATTGTCCGGCAGCGCCGTTTCGCCTTTCTCCTTGCCGGTCTGTGCCACACTCTTCACCGACTTCAGGATATCGCTGCCCGAAACGGCCTCGTGATCGGCGTCGTAATAATCGTACCAGGGCAGGCCGGTTTCGGTGTAGTGTTGAGCCGTAAGCGGTTCTATGGGCGGACGCTCACCGGTTATCGCCATCCACTGGGCCGAATTGGCGATGGTAATGAAACACCGGGCGGGATGCCGCTGGTCCCAGGCATCCAGGCCATAGTCGTCCTCGTAGATCTCCTGCCGCATCCGGCCGCCGGGCGCCAGTCCCATGCCCTCTTCCTGGGGACTTTGCATCGCCATCGGCGCCATGTCCATCTCACTGTATCGTCCGGTGCGCATCGCTTCATAGCGTTCCGCCTTCATGGGATAGGCCGTAATCTGAAGGCCGCCGTGTTGAGCCGAGTCGCGGACCTGCTCCTCGACCGTGTATCCCTTGCCCAGCGGCATGGCCACGAACTGGCGGATCACGCCCTTATCGACGCAGTACCCATCGAGCCACGGTTGTTCGGGCAAAACCAGGTAGTCCTGCGGATCGGTATTCAGGTGGTTTATCCAGTGCTCGCCAGTGATCGCACAGATCTTTCCGGTCGCGATCTTCAATGCGAACGGATAAGCACTGAAGCCGCCGAAGTTCAGCCACATCGCCTTGGCCTGGAACATCGGCATGATCACGCCACCCCTGCGGACCCACTCGTCCGGCAGGCGATCCGCGTAGTCGTCCAGGTGGCGCAAGGGGAAACAACCCAGGCCCGGGGACAAGGGGTAATCCCGCCCATCGTCCGGGATGCGCAGCGTACGCTGAAACGAAATCGAACACCGGGCCTGATCATGTACTTCCGGGCATCCTATTTCCAGTTGGTCGTGCTCAAGGTAAATCATCATGGGTCTCCTTATTGTTACCATTCACCGTCCCGCACTTCGCGAACGATCCTGAGAATGGCGTGATCGGGCGCCTCCTTCATCTTCCGGATCAGGTCCGCGAACAACCTCGGCCGCTTGCGGATGATCTCCTGCAGATCACTCGACACCTTGCCCGCCAGGGCCAGCAGCACGTCCGGGTCCTCACCCAGGTCCCGTGCCAGCTTGAGCGTCGTGGCCTCGGAGGGCGGTGCCACATCGCCACGCTCGATCTTGCTCAGGTAGGCCGGCTCGACCTCGATGCGCTGCGCCACCTGGCGCAGGGAGTATCGCTTGTCTTTCTTCCGCAGGGCTTCGCGGCGGGAACGGATGAGTTTTCCAAAATGTGTCATGTGTTATATATAATACACATCTAGATGATTGTCAAGACCGTTTGTTAAAAAAAAAGCGTATGGATTCGGGCGTTCTGTCGAAGCGCAATAGTGCCTTGGATTCGTACTAATGGCGACCTATCTTCTGGTTCGGAAGCGAAACATACCGGCGAGTGCAACTGTACGTTGCGTGACAAACTGCTCAGCTTGGTAGAACACTAAATTCCCTTGAAGATACTCGGTCTGTGGATGAGGACGCACTCCTTGCCGGTTTTATATCCCTGAAGTAACCTACAA
This region of Gemmatimonadota bacterium genomic DNA includes:
- a CDS encoding helix-turn-helix domain-containing protein, which produces MTHFGKLIRSRREALRKKDKRYSLRQVAQRIEVEPAYLSKIERGDVAPPSEATTLKLARDLGEDPDVLLALAGKVSSDLQEIIRKRPRLFADLIRKMKEAPDHAILRIVREVRDGEW
- a CDS encoding DUF4268 domain-containing protein codes for the protein MFKVDLTANHLVQLEERRFSDLKLNERDHLQEWLVHTPEALGEDLLVIQKEFDGFEDTRERLDLLALDKEGRVVVIENKLDDSGRDVVWQALKYVAYCSSLKKAEIVDIYQKYLNRWVDGESAIPNLCEFLGVEDLDDTVLNAGNEQRLILVAANFRKEVTATVLWLIGHGVEAQCFRVVPYSFGEELLIDLQQIIPTPEAADYMIGMANKESEEKASQRTLTQTQQLRHAFWEKTLEALRARGVSRYENISPSRDHWLASSTGVAGCGYNMIFGKNLARVDLYMTRSQADENKRIFDQLIQEKQDIESRFGKELNWQRLNDKKACRISFPHSFDGFDEENWPEMIEWLCEHIVKLEEAFSDPLDRVNRDMKSWSDITTAEETVPS